The Pleurodeles waltl isolate 20211129_DDA chromosome 7, aPleWal1.hap1.20221129, whole genome shotgun sequence genome includes a region encoding these proteins:
- the LOC138247161 gene encoding DELTA-actitoxin-Aeq1b-like: MCNKMSIEEMVLKLTSTRCVGIEITNTTKSLTLQGARTFCESGYNSIPPALTIPPGETENCVFVKKDLAPTGSVGLLIYNCGKFSLAIMFSNPFDYNIYKVWYGIHILEGTKEHHDLEELYRDMYYKMSPNKFFDKAEVSKTTKSIALHYEGYHVIATMSFDSKAILKVKIEEK; the protein is encoded by the exons ATGTGCAATAAAATGTCCATCGAGGAGATGGTGCTGAAGCTCACTAGTACCAGATGCGTGGGAATCGAGATTACCAACACCACGAAGTCTCTCACGCTGCAAGGCGCTAG GACATTCTGTGAAAGTGGTTACAACTCTATTCCTCCAGCACTGACCATTCCTCCAGGAGAAACAGAAAactgtgtctttgtgaaaaaggatctggctccaactgggagcGTTGGTCTTCTGATCTACAACTGCGGGAAGTTTTCATTGGCTATAATGTTCTCCAACCCATTTGATTACAACATCTACAAGGTGTGGTATGGGATACACATCTTAGAAGGCACCAAGGAACATCATGATTTGGAGGAGCTCTACCGTGACATGTACTACAAAATGTCCCCCAACAAGTTTTTTGATAAAGCTGAAGTGTCAAAAACAACTAAAAGCATTGCGCTTCATTATGAAGGGTACCATGTAATAGCCACAATGTCCTTTGACTCCAAGGCCATCCTCAAAGTAAAGATTGAAGAAAAGTAA